A single genomic interval of Natronolimnobius sp. AArcel1 harbors:
- a CDS encoding D-arabinono-1,4-lactone oxidase produces MTQDILDEDDHEEAGWENWSGSITADPDEILEPETESELQDIVRRCADDGTTVRVAGAGHSWTPVVETDGVIVSLANMTGLVDHDPDAGTATLYAGTTLEEAGTELHTRGLAFPNLGDVSMQTVAGAFGTGTHGTGPEFGNLSSVLTGGRLVTGTGEIREFNAEDNPDLLRAAKVSLGTLGIFTEIELDLQDTYKIQRREYCTNWRECKEHIPNLIEENRNFDFYWYPRSDEVKLRLLNGPGGGTDHDDLEYATLVENQTGWWQETIPAHDDIGREFDEMEYAVARENGLECFEKARERVRENWRKDVGWRMLVRTIAPDEAMLSTEYDREAMTISCIQNADLEHWPYFTDMEPLFREYDGRPHWGKKHTLRAAELEELYPEWEHFQEIRRDLDPEGVFMTDYLEALLEDGSSSEVEPT; encoded by the coding sequence GTGACACAAGATATTCTCGACGAAGACGACCACGAGGAGGCGGGCTGGGAAAACTGGTCCGGGAGCATTACCGCCGACCCGGACGAGATTCTCGAGCCGGAAACCGAGTCCGAACTACAGGATATCGTCCGTCGCTGTGCCGACGACGGCACGACCGTCCGCGTCGCCGGTGCAGGCCACTCGTGGACGCCAGTCGTCGAAACAGATGGCGTAATCGTCTCGCTTGCGAACATGACCGGGCTCGTCGATCACGACCCTGACGCGGGGACGGCGACGCTGTACGCGGGCACGACGCTCGAGGAGGCTGGCACTGAACTGCACACACGCGGGCTTGCCTTCCCGAATCTCGGCGACGTGTCGATGCAGACCGTCGCGGGCGCGTTCGGGACGGGCACCCACGGCACCGGCCCCGAGTTCGGAAACCTCTCGAGCGTGCTCACCGGTGGACGGCTGGTCACCGGCACGGGAGAGATTCGAGAGTTCAACGCCGAGGATAATCCGGACCTCCTGCGAGCCGCGAAAGTCTCGCTCGGAACGCTCGGGATCTTCACCGAAATCGAACTCGACCTGCAGGATACGTACAAAATCCAGCGGCGCGAGTACTGTACGAACTGGCGCGAGTGCAAGGAGCACATTCCCAACCTGATCGAGGAGAATCGCAACTTCGATTTCTACTGGTATCCCCGCTCGGACGAGGTCAAACTCCGCTTGCTCAACGGCCCCGGCGGTGGGACCGACCACGACGATCTCGAGTATGCGACGCTCGTCGAGAACCAGACCGGCTGGTGGCAAGAGACGATTCCAGCACACGACGACATCGGCCGCGAGTTCGACGAGATGGAGTACGCCGTCGCCCGTGAGAACGGCCTCGAGTGCTTCGAGAAAGCCAGAGAACGAGTGCGAGAAAACTGGCGCAAAGACGTCGGCTGGCGCATGCTCGTCCGAACCATCGCTCCCGACGAGGCCATGCTTTCGACGGAGTACGACCGCGAGGCGATGACCATCTCGTGCATCCAGAACGCCGACCTCGAGCACTGGCCCTACTTCACCGATATGGAGCCGCTCTTTCGGGAGTACGACGGCCGCCCGCACTGGGGCAAAAAGCACACGCTCCGCGCTGCGGAGTTAGAGGAGTTGTACCCCGAGTGGGAGCACTTCCAAGAGATTCGGCGCGACCTCGACCCCGAGGGCGTGTTCATGACCGACTACCTCGAGGCCCTGCTCGAGGATGGCTCGAGCAGCGAGGTGGAGCCGACATGA
- the hmgA gene encoding hydroxymethylglutaryl-CoA reductase (NADPH) produces the protein MTSATDLADKLQDGDLRLYELEEHTDADTAAEARRLFVERETGTDLEAVGDYTFPAEQAEPNIENMIGAAQVPMGVVGPVAVDGSAADGDHYLPLATTEGALLASVNRGLSVIRSSGGADARVTKNGMTRAPVFRVDGVAEAAEVVEWVEDNLETLREAAESTTSHGELLGVEPYVVGDSVYLRFAYDTKDAMGMNMVTIATGAACEVVEQETPADLVALSGNLCSDKKPAAVNAVEGRGRSVTADVVIPGELLEERLHTTAEAIVEANTRKNLTGSAKAGSLGFNAHAANVVAAAFLATGQDEAQVVEGANAITTMDTREGENGATDLYASVSIASLEVGTVGGGTKLPTQAEALDVLGLRGGGDPAGSNADALAEIITVGALAGELSLLAALSSRHLASAHEDLGR, from the coding sequence ATGACTAGCGCTACGGATCTCGCCGACAAGTTACAGGACGGCGACCTTCGACTCTACGAACTCGAGGAACACACCGACGCGGACACGGCGGCCGAGGCGCGCCGCCTGTTCGTCGAGCGCGAGACGGGAACCGACCTCGAGGCAGTGGGCGACTACACGTTCCCCGCCGAGCAGGCCGAACCGAACATCGAGAACATGATCGGCGCGGCGCAGGTGCCGATGGGCGTCGTCGGCCCCGTCGCAGTCGATGGCAGCGCGGCCGATGGCGACCACTACCTGCCGCTTGCGACGACCGAGGGCGCGCTCTTGGCCTCCGTCAATCGAGGACTCTCAGTGATCCGCTCGTCGGGCGGCGCAGACGCCCGCGTGACGAAAAACGGGATGACACGCGCGCCTGTCTTCCGCGTCGACGGCGTGGCTGAAGCCGCCGAGGTCGTCGAGTGGGTTGAAGACAACCTCGAGACGCTGCGCGAGGCCGCCGAATCGACGACCAGCCACGGCGAGTTGCTCGGCGTCGAACCCTACGTCGTCGGCGACTCGGTCTACCTGCGATTCGCCTACGACACGAAGGACGCGATGGGAATGAACATGGTCACTATCGCGACCGGCGCGGCCTGCGAGGTCGTCGAGCAGGAGACGCCAGCCGACCTCGTCGCCCTTTCTGGAAACCTCTGTTCCGATAAGAAACCCGCTGCCGTCAACGCCGTCGAAGGCCGCGGGCGCTCCGTGACGGCCGATGTGGTGATTCCGGGCGAACTGCTCGAGGAGCGACTCCACACGACCGCCGAGGCCATCGTCGAGGCCAACACGCGCAAGAACCTCACGGGCAGCGCCAAAGCCGGCAGTCTCGGCTTCAACGCGCACGCGGCAAATGTCGTCGCCGCTGCCTTCCTCGCGACCGGCCAGGACGAAGCTCAGGTCGTCGAAGGCGCGAACGCGATTACGACGATGGATACACGCGAGGGAGAAAACGGTGCGACCGACCTCTACGCCAGTGTCTCAATCGCCTCGCTCGAGGTCGGGACCGTCGGCGGCGGGACGAAACTACCGACACAAGCCGAAGCACTCGACGTCCTCGGACTGCGCGGTGGCGGCGATCCAGCGGGCTCGAACGCCGACGCACTGGCCGAGATCATCACCGTGGGCGCACTCGCGGGCGAACTGTCCTTGCTCGCGGCGCTCTCGTCGCGACACCTGGCCAGCGCTCACGAAGATCTCGGACGCTGA
- a CDS encoding glycoside hydrolase family 15 protein, producing MDDDYIPIEAYGVIGNNDRCALVGNNGSVDWCCFPHLESPSVFAAILDADDGGRFAIRPTKEYDTTQTYVDRTNVLETTFETDSGSARVTDFMPVRGDEEHDIATEQNARRDDSEPELDDDAETRSSDNRFQQAIYRTIEGVAGTVDLEVVFEPRFDYARSTTTLEHGETGEVRAAEANEAENHSVNGDVTDDQRPADEQRHQSDEQGHLSLRTDTDLEFAIDDAETVATAPLTVTEDEQCWFHLQYGDPEHTLETDYQQCLEETITYWQTWLESCEEAATDIFTFRDDWHDALVRSTLVLKLLIHDETGSIPAAATTSLPEEIGGELNWDYRYNWIRDAKFTIQALHSVGQSQEAHEYFEWFREIGHESPEDIRPLYGLHGETDLEEEFLEHLSGYRDSQPVRIGNAAADQVQLDMYGTIVQGIYETIRYEDGLSEYDWESVCALANHVCDHWEERGKGIWEFRDLEEHFVHSKLLCWVALDRAIRLGGEYDYDGPFTKWDREREAIREAIEARGYNEEKGSFMQFFGAEDALDATALLIPLYDFLPADDERVQNTIDTILEEAATDDGLVFRFTDSPARPTESGGFVLCSCWLVDALVLSGRIEEATDIFENLLEYASPLGLLSEMIHAEDGTLLGNFPQAFSHIGLLNSAIYLASADDAEQLPPEELAGGAAAPLFTQHGPDAESNDG from the coding sequence ATGGACGACGACTACATCCCAATCGAGGCGTACGGAGTCATCGGCAACAACGACCGCTGTGCCCTCGTCGGGAACAACGGCTCAGTCGATTGGTGTTGTTTCCCCCACCTCGAGTCGCCGAGCGTGTTCGCGGCGATACTCGACGCTGACGACGGCGGGCGGTTCGCAATTCGCCCGACTAAAGAGTACGACACGACCCAGACCTACGTCGATCGGACGAACGTCTTGGAGACAACGTTCGAAACCGACAGCGGCAGCGCCAGGGTGACGGATTTCATGCCGGTCCGCGGTGACGAGGAACACGATATTGCAACCGAACAGAACGCGAGACGCGACGACAGCGAACCCGAGTTGGACGACGACGCTGAAACCAGGAGCAGTGACAATCGATTCCAGCAAGCGATCTATCGCACTATCGAAGGCGTTGCAGGAACGGTCGACCTCGAGGTCGTCTTCGAACCGCGCTTCGATTATGCCCGCTCCACAACGACGCTTGAGCACGGTGAGACGGGAGAAGTCCGTGCGGCCGAAGCGAACGAGGCGGAAAATCACAGCGTCAACGGCGACGTGACCGACGACCAGCGGCCTGCCGACGAGCAGCGTCACCAGAGCGACGAACAGGGCCACCTCTCGTTGCGGACCGATACTGACCTCGAGTTTGCGATTGACGACGCGGAGACAGTCGCAACTGCACCGCTGACGGTCACCGAAGACGAGCAGTGCTGGTTCCACCTGCAGTATGGCGATCCGGAGCACACGCTCGAGACCGACTATCAGCAGTGTCTCGAGGAGACGATTACCTACTGGCAGACGTGGCTCGAGAGCTGTGAAGAGGCCGCGACCGATATATTCACCTTCAGAGACGACTGGCATGACGCACTCGTTCGCTCGACGCTCGTGCTCAAACTCCTGATTCACGACGAGACGGGCTCGATTCCGGCAGCGGCGACGACATCGCTGCCCGAGGAAATCGGCGGCGAACTCAACTGGGACTACCGTTACAACTGGATTCGCGACGCGAAGTTCACGATTCAGGCGCTTCACAGCGTCGGCCAGTCCCAAGAGGCCCACGAGTACTTCGAGTGGTTCCGAGAGATTGGCCACGAATCACCCGAGGACATCCGGCCGCTGTACGGTCTCCACGGCGAAACCGACCTCGAGGAAGAATTTCTCGAGCACCTCTCGGGCTACCGGGACTCACAGCCGGTCAGAATCGGCAACGCCGCCGCAGATCAGGTCCAACTCGACATGTATGGGACAATCGTCCAGGGGATCTACGAGACGATTCGCTACGAGGACGGTCTCAGCGAGTACGACTGGGAGTCAGTTTGCGCGCTGGCGAATCACGTCTGTGATCATTGGGAGGAACGCGGCAAAGGCATCTGGGAATTTCGCGACCTCGAGGAACACTTCGTCCACTCGAAACTGTTGTGCTGGGTTGCTCTCGATCGAGCCATCAGACTGGGCGGTGAGTACGACTACGACGGCCCCTTCACGAAGTGGGATCGCGAGCGCGAAGCCATCAGAGAGGCAATCGAAGCGCGCGGCTACAACGAGGAGAAAGGCAGCTTCATGCAGTTTTTCGGTGCCGAGGACGCACTCGATGCGACCGCGCTCCTCATCCCGCTGTATGACTTCCTGCCCGCAGACGACGAGCGCGTCCAGAACACCATCGATACGATTCTCGAGGAGGCGGCAACCGACGACGGCCTCGTGTTTCGCTTTACCGACAGCCCTGCGCGACCGACCGAATCCGGCGGCTTCGTGCTCTGTTCGTGCTGGCTCGTCGATGCGCTCGTCCTCTCGGGTCGGATCGAGGAAGCGACCGACATCTTCGAGAACCTGCTCGAGTACGCCTCTCCACTTGGGCTGCTCTCGGAGATGATCCACGCCGAAGACGGCACGCTGCTGGGGAACTTCCCGCAGGCCTTTAGCCACATCGGCTTACTCAACAGCGCGATTTATCTCGCGAGCGCGGACGACGCCGAGCAGTTACCACCCGAGGAACTCGCTGGCGGGGCTGCCGCGCCGCTTTTCACCCAGCACGGCCCGGACGCAGAGAGCAACGACGGATAA
- a CDS encoding sensory rhodopsin transducer: MTDSDSETDETPIGETRWVIPGGHVPTGSTGPEPEMVSHDKLCVLNTGPEMATLEVTLRYGDGHEAGPYPLSVASERVRHIRINDLIDPYAPPLGRDYAIVVESNVPVVVQFSRQDTRQAENATLSTMGYGE, translated from the coding sequence ATGACGGACAGCGACTCGGAGACGGACGAGACGCCAATCGGCGAAACTCGCTGGGTGATTCCGGGCGGTCACGTCCCAACCGGCAGCACGGGGCCGGAACCCGAGATGGTCAGTCACGACAAACTCTGTGTGCTCAACACCGGACCGGAGATGGCCACGCTCGAGGTCACGCTCCGCTATGGTGACGGCCACGAGGCAGGGCCGTATCCGCTGTCGGTAGCTTCAGAACGTGTTCGTCACATCCGGATCAACGACCTGATCGACCCGTACGCGCCGCCGCTCGGCCGAGACTATGCGATTGTGGTCGAATCGAACGTCCCCGTCGTCGTCCAGTTCAGTCGCCAGGATACCCGCCAGGCTGAAAACGCGACGCTGTCGACGATGGGCTACGGTGAATAG
- a CDS encoding DUF5817 domain-containing protein has product MYAVVGCSECSNLWIIEGRSETTQCPRCGSRRPYKRRKKFVETEDADHARDVRASMLANRQGHGDAFAELDSFGTLEDDVSDGVIDDDEYLEESGLDVNEVDAAGERDPRGPTRSGSKKEIIQQALRDLERPTEAEVIEYAGERGVSADDVQDGLEKLTRRGEASESRGRYRLL; this is encoded by the coding sequence ATGTACGCCGTCGTCGGCTGTAGCGAGTGTTCAAATCTCTGGATTATCGAGGGCCGTTCGGAGACCACACAGTGCCCTCGCTGTGGCTCGCGACGCCCTTATAAGAGACGCAAGAAGTTCGTCGAGACCGAGGACGCCGACCACGCTCGAGACGTCCGCGCCTCGATGCTCGCCAATCGGCAGGGCCACGGCGATGCCTTCGCCGAACTCGATTCGTTCGGGACGCTCGAGGACGACGTTTCTGATGGCGTGATCGACGATGACGAATATCTCGAGGAGTCTGGTCTCGACGTAAATGAAGTCGATGCCGCAGGCGAACGCGACCCACGCGGGCCAACCCGAAGTGGCAGCAAGAAAGAGATCATCCAGCAAGCACTGCGAGACCTCGAGCGCCCGACCGAAGCCGAGGTGATCGAGTACGCGGGCGAGCGCGGTGTCTCCGCGGACGACGTGCAAGACGGCCTCGAGAAACTCACACGACGCGGTGAGGCCAGTGAGAGCCGCGGTCGGTATCGATTGCTCTGA
- a CDS encoding TIGR03885 family FMN-dependent LLM class oxidoreductase, with protein sequence MTDFGYHVSHEQFAPSAALEYAELADEVGFDHALASDHFHPWSEQQGESGLVWSWLGSALEATDLTFGTVNAPGYRYHPAIIAQGAATLREMYPERFWLAVGSGQLLNEGITGTDWPVKRERNARLEECADVMRRLWDGEEVTHHGRIDVEQAQLYSRPDTAPPLIGAALSEETAAWLAEWADGMITIATPDHEADAARVEAFRENAPEKPVFLKAQHAYADSDKAALEGAYEQWHTNCVPGPVTQELRTPEQFDDLSETVDEEQVAENVRCSAALEDHIDWLEQDASLDVDRVFIHNVPTNQKAFLEAFGDEVLPALESA encoded by the coding sequence ATGACCGACTTCGGCTACCACGTCTCACACGAACAGTTCGCCCCGAGTGCCGCACTCGAGTACGCGGAACTCGCCGACGAGGTCGGGTTCGACCACGCCCTCGCCTCGGACCACTTCCATCCCTGGAGCGAACAGCAAGGCGAGTCAGGACTCGTCTGGTCCTGGCTCGGCTCCGCACTCGAGGCGACCGACCTCACCTTCGGGACGGTCAACGCGCCGGGCTATCGCTACCACCCCGCGATCATCGCCCAGGGCGCGGCGACGCTGCGGGAGATGTACCCCGAGCGCTTCTGGTTGGCCGTCGGCAGCGGCCAACTGCTCAACGAAGGCATTACGGGCACCGACTGGCCCGTCAAACGCGAGCGAAACGCCCGCCTCGAGGAGTGTGCCGACGTGATGCGCCGGCTCTGGGATGGCGAAGAGGTAACCCATCACGGCCGAATCGACGTCGAACAGGCCCAACTGTACTCCCGGCCCGACACCGCGCCGCCGCTGATCGGCGCGGCACTCTCCGAAGAAACCGCCGCGTGGCTCGCCGAGTGGGCCGATGGCATGATCACCATCGCCACGCCGGACCACGAGGCCGACGCCGCCCGTGTCGAGGCCTTCCGCGAAAACGCGCCGGAGAAACCGGTCTTTCTCAAAGCCCAACACGCCTACGCCGACAGCGACAAGGCTGCTCTCGAGGGGGCCTACGAGCAGTGGCACACGAACTGCGTGCCCGGCCCAGTCACCCAGGAACTGCGAACGCCCGAGCAGTTCGATGACCTCTCTGAAACTGTCGACGAGGAGCAGGTCGCCGAAAACGTCCGCTGTTCGGCCGCCCTCGAGGATCACATCGACTGGCTCGAGCAAGATGCCTCTCTGGACGTTGATCGAGTCTTCATCCACAACGTCCCGACGAATCAGAAGGCGTTTCTCGAGGCGTTCGGCGACGAGGTACTGCCGGCGCTCGAGTCAGCGTAA
- a CDS encoding sensory rhodopsin transducer: MTGKRTWAIPEGYIPAESTGPEPELTSHETICVLNTTDEEATLEITIYFPDCDPVGPYEKTVPPARTTHFRFNEFDDPEEIPKGEPFASVLESDVPVVCQHTRLDSRQAENALLSTMAYPAASESGE; encoded by the coding sequence ATGACTGGCAAACGTACGTGGGCGATTCCGGAGGGGTACATTCCCGCGGAAAGCACCGGCCCCGAACCGGAGCTGACCAGCCACGAGACGATCTGCGTGCTCAATACGACCGACGAGGAAGCGACCCTCGAGATCACGATCTACTTCCCGGATTGCGACCCCGTCGGCCCCTACGAGAAGACCGTGCCACCAGCACGGACCACACACTTTCGCTTCAACGAATTCGACGACCCCGAGGAGATTCCGAAAGGCGAACCGTTCGCGAGCGTCCTCGAGTCGGACGTGCCCGTCGTCTGTCAGCACACGCGACTGGATTCCCGGCAGGCCGAAAACGCCCTGCTCTCGACGATGGCGTATCCGGCGGCCTCGGAATCGGGTGAGTAA
- a CDS encoding GAF domain-containing protein, with protein MSRTVLCVDTDRRVSSVASTIDADDKLTAVEATSLEQAAATLEREPVVGVVTAYELTDGTGLDIVKLLREQAPQTPCVLFTDVSPGEINTASFEELIVEYLNRDLPDADDRLGFIVNDIIDHSAQVGFLAPDDEDERLETLAAYDIEELPIEESFDRLTDLIADHFDVAVSFIGLIEEDEENFLACTGADWDSLTREDTMCTHSMLQEDVMVVEDIADDSRFNRNDQLENLGIVSYAGANMTAPNGQVIGQVCVLDHEARGYSGAEQETLEQYAETAMEILELRQSLLEAREPATEATVTYAEEQ; from the coding sequence ATGAGTCGGACTGTCCTTTGTGTTGATACTGACCGCCGTGTGTCGTCCGTCGCATCGACAATCGATGCCGACGACAAACTCACCGCAGTCGAAGCCACATCACTCGAGCAAGCCGCTGCGACACTCGAGCGCGAGCCAGTCGTCGGCGTCGTCACCGCGTACGAACTGACCGATGGAACCGGATTAGACATCGTCAAACTCCTTCGAGAGCAGGCTCCACAGACGCCGTGTGTGCTCTTTACCGACGTTTCACCGGGGGAGATTAACACCGCGTCGTTCGAAGAGTTGATCGTCGAATATCTCAATCGCGACCTGCCGGACGCAGACGACCGGCTTGGGTTCATCGTCAACGACATCATCGACCACAGCGCCCAGGTTGGCTTTCTCGCACCCGATGACGAGGACGAACGCCTCGAGACGCTTGCGGCGTACGATATCGAGGAACTCCCGATCGAGGAGAGCTTCGACCGCCTGACTGACCTGATCGCCGATCACTTCGATGTCGCGGTTTCGTTCATCGGCTTGATCGAAGAAGACGAGGAGAACTTCCTCGCGTGTACCGGTGCGGACTGGGACTCGCTGACTCGCGAAGACACCATGTGTACTCACAGTATGTTACAAGAGGACGTGATGGTCGTCGAGGATATCGCCGACGACAGTCGATTCAATCGCAACGACCAACTCGAGAATCTCGGCATCGTCTCGTATGCCGGCGCGAATATGACCGCGCCGAACGGGCAGGTGATCGGACAGGTGTGCGTCCTCGACCACGAAGCCCGCGGGTACTCTGGGGCTGAGCAGGAGACACTCGAGCAGTATGCCGAGACGGCGATGGAAATTCTCGAATTGCGCCAGTCATTGCTGGAAGCGCGTGAGCCAGCCACTGAGGCGACCGTTACCTACGCGGAGGAACAATGA
- a CDS encoding ArsR family transcriptional regulator: MKPGTETVANDAGSGAATGTGFDAWMALQKATDTKRANLIADIVGHPEGAPTVEELEYMNPRLSGDAIRRHLNTLRTVGVVERRELEPGERMREFPYQFFELTDDARTLFDRNGLFPEDAWMRQYQSVEKTPRIRDIETMPRPTGEE, from the coding sequence ATGAAACCCGGAACGGAGACAGTGGCGAACGACGCAGGATCTGGTGCCGCTACCGGGACCGGATTCGACGCCTGGATGGCTCTCCAGAAGGCGACCGACACAAAACGAGCCAACCTCATCGCCGATATCGTCGGCCACCCCGAAGGAGCGCCAACCGTCGAAGAACTCGAGTACATGAATCCCCGGCTGAGCGGTGATGCGATTCGCCGCCATCTCAACACGCTCCGAACCGTGGGCGTTGTTGAGCGACGCGAACTCGAGCCGGGCGAACGGATGCGGGAGTTTCCCTACCAGTTCTTCGAACTCACCGACGACGCCCGTACGCTGTTCGACCGGAACGGGTTGTTCCCCGAGGACGCCTGGATGCGTCAGTACCAATCCGTCGAGAAAACGCCACGGATTCGCGATATCGAGACGATGCCACGTCCTACGGGAGAGGAGTAG
- a CDS encoding PAS domain-containing protein, whose amino-acid sequence MVRSSIHILLFAPTVLGEAIATRLRRTNTQFVVVIEHDEAAVLERLQESHTIDCLLGTDETLLACGGEDVRPVVEAAAQIPTVLLTRTNGSDAVETALEAGVADSLHWDGAPDDDDAVDAASSIHFDVLSSRIQGALTQHRNAATPTQYRTILSPHAPGSIYRDSVPDTPQADGGQNVRQDTLIDNLPGVVYRCRNDSAWPMEVVEGTCEEITGYTGAQLESGEVVVGEDLIHPADRESAWDDVQTALESGEPYEVSYRIETKTGATKWIWERGQGIYAEDGSLEALEGFFTDVTERRGRQLRLRRNQRRFEAVFEDPEMLVGLLELDGTLLQANQAALKYVNVTHEEVVDTPFWETPWWSDDMQARVKEWVERAAGGEYVEYVVDNPIGNGETRRVSGTIRPVTDDSGAPTSMVVSARDVTDQRDHNRDLQETRDKLEILNQVVRHDLRNDMQVVRGRARLLEDHVDSEGAYHLNEIHGSASDAIELTETARSLTEAMLGRGNNQQLVSIKQVVTSAVETVRSRYDSAAITVYGLATAPHVLANDMLESVIRNLLENAVVHNDSDLPDVEVSINHDSETVMISVADNGPGIPDARKDDVFGRGEKGLESPGTGLGLHLVQTLVDQFDGEIEIQDNHPTGSIFRIELPVVSTTPSVETET is encoded by the coding sequence ATGGTGCGGTCATCGATTCATATTCTTCTCTTCGCGCCAACTGTACTGGGGGAAGCGATCGCGACACGACTCAGGCGGACAAACACTCAGTTTGTTGTCGTCATCGAACACGACGAAGCAGCGGTGCTCGAGCGACTGCAGGAGAGTCACACTATCGACTGCCTGCTCGGAACTGACGAGACGCTGTTGGCGTGTGGTGGTGAGGATGTGCGTCCAGTCGTCGAGGCCGCCGCTCAGATTCCGACGGTGTTACTTACGCGTACCAATGGCTCCGATGCGGTCGAAACTGCACTCGAGGCGGGCGTAGCGGACTCTCTCCACTGGGACGGCGCTCCAGATGATGACGACGCTGTAGATGCAGCGTCTAGTATTCATTTCGATGTGCTCTCGAGTCGGATTCAGGGGGCGCTCACCCAGCACCGAAACGCGGCGACACCGACACAGTATCGGACTATCCTGTCGCCACACGCTCCTGGATCAATTTACCGGGACTCGGTACCAGACACGCCGCAAGCAGACGGTGGCCAGAACGTCCGCCAGGACACATTGATCGACAACCTTCCCGGCGTAGTCTATCGCTGTCGGAATGACTCGGCCTGGCCGATGGAGGTTGTCGAAGGGACCTGCGAGGAAATCACCGGCTACACCGGCGCCCAACTCGAAAGCGGTGAAGTCGTCGTCGGCGAGGACTTGATCCATCCGGCTGACCGCGAGTCTGCTTGGGATGACGTCCAGACCGCACTCGAGTCGGGCGAACCCTACGAAGTCTCCTATCGGATCGAAACGAAAACAGGTGCGACAAAGTGGATCTGGGAACGCGGACAGGGCATTTACGCCGAGGACGGAAGTCTCGAGGCGCTCGAGGGATTCTTCACCGATGTCACTGAGCGACGTGGACGCCAATTACGGCTTCGGCGGAATCAGCGCCGATTCGAAGCCGTCTTCGAGGACCCAGAAATGCTCGTTGGCCTGCTCGAACTTGATGGCACGTTACTGCAGGCAAATCAGGCCGCTCTCAAGTACGTCAATGTGACACACGAGGAGGTTGTCGACACGCCGTTTTGGGAGACGCCGTGGTGGTCAGATGACATGCAAGCGCGAGTCAAAGAGTGGGTCGAACGGGCCGCAGGGGGCGAGTACGTTGAGTATGTGGTCGACAATCCAATCGGCAATGGCGAGACGAGACGCGTTAGCGGGACGATTCGACCCGTGACCGACGATTCGGGTGCGCCGACCTCGATGGTCGTTTCCGCACGAGACGTCACCGATCAGCGGGACCACAACCGAGACCTCCAAGAGACACGGGACAAACTCGAGATCCTGAATCAGGTCGTTCGCCACGATCTGCGAAACGATATGCAAGTCGTCCGCGGTCGCGCCCGCTTGCTCGAGGACCACGTTGATTCAGAAGGGGCATACCATCTCAACGAGATCCACGGTTCGGCCAGTGATGCCATCGAACTGACTGAAACCGCACGCAGCCTTACAGAGGCGATGCTCGGGCGTGGCAACAATCAGCAACTTGTCTCGATCAAACAGGTCGTCACGTCGGCAGTCGAAACCGTCCGCTCACGGTACGACTCAGCCGCAATTACGGTCTACGGGCTTGCCACAGCGCCACACGTACTCGCAAACGACATGCTCGAGTCAGTGATTCGTAACCTCCTCGAGAACGCCGTTGTCCACAACGATTCTGACCTGCCAGATGTTGAGGTTTCAATCAACCATGATAGCGAAACCGTCATGATTAGCGTTGCGGACAACGGGCCAGGCATTCCTGATGCTCGCAAGGACGACGTGTTTGGCCGCGGCGAAAAGGGACTCGAGAGCCCTGGAACTGGACTGGGGTTGCACCTCGTCCAGACGTTAGTCGACCAGTTCGACGGCGAGATCGAGATTCAGGACAACCATCCGACGGGAAGCATCTTCCGAATTGAACTCCCGGTTGTTTCCACGACACCGTCAGTCGAGACCGAAACGTGA